The Primulina huaijiensis isolate GDHJ02 chromosome 12, ASM1229523v2, whole genome shotgun sequence genome has a window encoding:
- the LOC140990138 gene encoding uncharacterized protein: MAAISMSMTMTTSRIQLPTPAAFLKPLPVRESKAVIVSSAKKNSAKLQIEASLKEKSVAAVTSAALMAAMMVPEVASAADSFSPSLKNFLLSIGAGGFVLFAIIGAVIGVSNFDPVKRG; this comes from the coding sequence ATGGCCGCGATTTCCATGTCGATGACGATGACCACCTCCCGCATTCAGCTGCCAACCCCCGCTGCATTCCTCAAGCCGCTTCCGGTTAGGGAATCGAAAGCTGTCATCGTCAGCTCCGCGAAAAAGAACAGTGCGAAGCTTCAGATCGAAGCTTCCTTGAAGGAGAAGTCCGTCGCGGCTGTAACCTCGGCAGCTCTGATGGCAGCAATGATGGTGCCGGAGGTAGCTTCTGCGGCTGATAGCTTCTCACCGTCACTGAAGAACTTTCTGCTTAGCATCGGGGCAGGTGGGTTCGTCCTTTTTGCGATCATTGGGGCTGTGATAGGCGTCTCCAACTTCGACCCGGTGAAACGtggttga
- the LOC140990139 gene encoding uncharacterized protein: MGDSQAKYNVWTTEESNELLKIMVDAAMRGWRDKNGVFNKKTVEKKILPALNEKFGCENTITQYQSRLKWFEQRYNNYCKLIRHNSGFGWDSVTKKFTAKDEVLEDYFKSHPKHEHYRTETFEDYEDLRIVVGTGTATGKYSIGLGDDTDARTFDIEENKETNLLDDYVFDYDSGEFVQSDKQESSHQLSFFEDSALPLSPQPRSSEDCIGAIDGTHIPAIMFRHDTNSYRNRHGTISQNVLTACNFDLEFIYVLSGWEGSVHDSNILADALSRNNGLKVPQGKFFLVDCGYANRRQFLSPFRGVRYHLQEFTGQGRHPEDAKELLNLRHASLRNVLERIFVEPENEVPQPSSEQVYEDNNFDQIFGTEEQQRANANAWRDTIANIMWSDVDHIHNNEP, translated from the exons ATGGGAGATTCACAAGCAAAATATAATGTGTGGACGACTGAAGAGAGTAATGAATTGCTAAAAATCATGGTTGATGCCGCAATGCGAGGATGGCGTGATAAGAATGGAGTATTTAACAAGAAAACTGTGGAGAAAAAAATACTTCCTGCTCTAAACGAAAAATTTGGATGTGAAAATACTATTACACAATATCAAAGTCGTTTAAAGTGGTTCGAACAACGATACAACAATTATTGTAAGCTTATACGTCATAACTCTGGTTTTGGATGGGATTCCGTGACAAAGAAATTCACTGCTAAAGATGAAGTATTGGAAGATTATTTCAAG TCTCATCCTAAACATGAACATTATCGGACAGAAACTTTTGAGGATTATGAAGATTTGAGAATTGTTGTCGGGACTGGAACTGCTACTGGAAAATACTCAATTGGACTAGGAGATGATACTGATGCAAGAACATTTGATATAGAAGAAAATAAGGAAACTAATTTATTAGATGATTATGTATTTGATTATGATAGTGGTGAATTCGTGCAAAGTGACAAACAAGAATCTTCACACCAGCTTTCATTTTTTGAGGACTCTGCTTTACCATTATCCCCTCAGCCCAGAAGTTCAGAG gatTGCATTGGAGCTATTGATGGCACTCATATTCCAGCAATAATGTTTCGGCATGATACTAACAGTTATCGTAATCGTCACGGGACAATTTCTCAAAATGTTTTAACAGCTTGTAACTTtgatttagaatttatttatgtGCTCAGTGGGTGGGAGGGATCTGTCCATGATTCAAACATATTGGCAGatgctttatcaagaaataacGGACTTAAAGTGCCACAAG gtaaattttttttagtggaTTGTGGATATGCAAATAGACGTCAATTCTTGTCTCCTTTTAGAGGTGTTCGTTATCATCTCCAAGAATTCACTGGCCAAGGTCGTCACCCTGAAGATGCAAAAGAGTTGCTCAATCTTCGTCATGCCTCTTTGAGAAACGTCCTTGAAAGGATATTCG TTGAACCAGAGAATGAAGTTCCACAACCTTCATCAGAACAAGTTTACGAGGATAACAactttgatcaaatatttgGCACTGAAGAACAACAACgagcaaatgcaaatgcatggAGAGATACTATAGCAAACATAATGTGGAGTGACGTTGATCATATTCACAATAACGAACCTTAG
- the LOC140989718 gene encoding uncharacterized protein isoform X1, whose amino-acid sequence MSIRFKFRSSVNYETLQLDGRDSISVRELRARIIGGKSFGGVQQPQQGFDLVFADALSGQEYKGDDFQIPTGSSVIVKRVPGGAVPLSVVSPHIEAVKDLGMRDSFPLNPANESMDAFDDFGAELCPLPDSNVQHFDLEINRNNLIGNKKKEIDGLRLDSQKLDSDVTGPAVPEGNDRNLMQETRAKGHLTANKLIRSNFPVAESSNLPPEMKCALCNTIFKEAMMIPCCQHSFCENCGLSFLVQCAGIRLVLIEEKRCPKCFSTKYNVEDLLPNLSLRQAIERFLESQILDAGLEKTMQKDVPDGESRIEAKEDVSYALTRDIKSGLPEQKDKHLHDSRVVYSCHHDIMQRGSEPFTPVADFQGENQPVVLPQANNPGGERNFSAPGGYKKWGRNCYTCGSPDHLMRDCPMSYPSPMFHPGDRSFQGGMPGYAAPYWNGPTLHHFRPFANMYTSPAMMPFNTPMVPASPFAIHPYFSSMHGGLSGPGGNMMMGNMGPPHNAEYFRLQYSENRRKHSNENLRREPLSDDEDGFPEVYQSKSPEKSHNYKAKNVRESSLSHSGESYTRRAGGRIKHEKYEESDINRHENRSHSSLPGIEKRPHSDNKSNLVKDDVFRSSDRHSGGRHRHHHGEPEKHHERRGFCDSDSSLGHHSIQKGVKRRVGYDDVRGSHKKHRDSYLESSFERRSPDDPRRGCKKRDAGHYYRDSRHVEKISRDKKHGRRQTTSVSDEDHKNEHRYHRRK is encoded by the exons ATGTCAATTCGGTTCAAATTCAGGAGTTCTGTAAACTACGAAACGCTGCAGCTCGATGGCCGGGATTCCATATCTGTTAGAGAGCTTCGAGCGAGAATTATTGGCGGAAAGAGCTTTGGCGGCGTTCAGCAACCACAGCAGGGTTTCGATCTTGTTTTCGCCGATGCGCTGTCCGGTCAAG AGTACAAGGGAGATGATTTTCAAATTCCAACTGGATCCAGTGTGATCGTGAAGAGAGTTCCGGGAGGGGCTGTACCATTGTCGGTTGT GTCACCACACATTGAAGCTGTAAAGGATTTAGGCATGAGAGACTCCTTTCCTTTGAATCCAGCT AATGAATCAATGGATGCATTCGATGACTTTGGTGCTGAATTGTGTCCCTTACCTGACTCAAACGTGCAGCATTTTGATCTTGAAATAAATAGGAATAACTTAATAGGAAACAAGAAGAAAGAAATTGATGGTTTAAG GTTAGATTCTCAAAAGCTAGACTCAGATGTTACCGGTCCGGCAGTTCCAGAAG GGAACGATAGAAATCTTATGCAGGAAACCAGAGCCAAAGGGCATCTGACAGCAAACAA GCTGATCAGATCCAATTTCCCGGTCGCGGAAAGTAGTAATCTGCCTCCAGAAATGAAATGCGCTCTCTGCAACACTATTTTCAAGGAGGCTATGATGATACCCTGTTGCCAGCATAGCTTTTGCGAGAACTGTGGGTTATCTTTT TTGGTACAATGTGCAGGTATACGTTTGGTTCTTATTGAAGAGAAAAGGTGTCCAAAATGCTTTTCTACCAAATACAATGTCGAAGATCTGCTGCCAAATCTCTCACTTCGTCAAGCAATTGAGCGTTTCCTTGAATCACAGATTCTTGATGCAGGCTTAGAAAAAACCATGCAGAAAGATGTGCCAG ATGGAGAATCTCGAATTGAAGCTAAAGAGGATGTTTCTTATGCTTTAACTAGAGATATAAAATCAGGTCTTCCGGAGCAGAAAGACAAGCATTTACATGATTCAAGAGTTGTGTATTCTTGTCATCATGATATTATGCAAAGAGGATCTGAACCTTTCACGCCTGTGGCTGATTTTCAGGGGGAAAATCAACCTGTTGTTCTTCCTCAAGCTAATAATCCTG GCGGGGAGAGAAATTTTTCTGCTCCTGGTGGATATAAAAAG TGGGGTCGTAATTGTTACACTTGCGGTTCACCTGACCATCTCATGAGAGACTGCCCGATGTCCTATCCAAGTCCAATGTTTCATCCAG GAGACAGATCGTTTCAAGGAGGCATGCCAGGCTATGCAGCTCCCTATTGGAATGGTCCTACATTACATCATTTTAGACCCTTTGCAAATATGTACACTAGTCCAGCAATGATGCCATTCAATACACCGATGGTCCCGGCATCACCTTTTGCTATCCATCCCTATTTTTCTTCCATGCACGGTGGTCTATCTGGGCCTGG TGGCAATATGATGATGGGAAATATGGGACCTCCCCACAATGCTGAGTACTTTAGGCTTCAATATTCTGAAAATAGAAGGAAACATTCAAATGAGAACCTGCGAAG AGAACCACTTTCTGATGACGAAGATGGTTTTCCTGAGGTCTATCAGTCTAAAAGCCCTGAAAAATCACATAACTACAAAGCTAAGAACGTTCGTGAGTCAAGCTTGAGTCACTCTGGAGAGAGTTATACTCGAAGAGCCGGGGGGAGGATTAAGCATGAAAAGTATGAGGAATCTGACATTAACCGACATGAGAATAGATCTCACTCCTCTCTTCCTGGAATTGAGAAGAGACCTCATTCAGATAATAAGTCAAATTTGGTCAAAGATGATGTGTTTAGAAGCTCTGACCGGCATAGTGGTGGTAGGCACAGGCACCATCACGGTGAGCCAGAGAAACACCATGAGAGAAGGGGCTTCTGCGACAGTGATTCAAGTTTGGGCCATCATTCAATCCAAAAAGGTGTTAAAAGAAGAGTTGGGTATGATGATGTCAGAGGGTCTCACAAGAAGCATCGGGACAGCTATTTGGAGTCTAGTTTTGAAAGAAGATCGCCTGATGACCCTAGGAGGGGATGCAAAAAGAGGGATGCAGGTCATTATTATAGAGACTCCAGGCATGTCGAGAAGATCTCGAGGGATAAAAAGCATGGCAGGCGGCAGACAACTAGTGTTTCCGATGAAGACCACAAGAACGAGCATCGTTACCACAGGAGAAAATGA
- the LOC140989718 gene encoding uncharacterized protein isoform X2: MSIRFKFRSSVNYETLQLDGRDSISVRELRARIIGGKSFGGVQQPQQGFDLVFADALSGQEYKGDDFQIPTGSSVIVKRVPGGAVPLSVVSPHIEAVKDLGMRDSFPLNPANESMDAFDDFGAELCPLPDSNVQHFDLEINRNNLIGNKKKEIDGLRLDSQKLDSDVTGPAVPEGNDRNLMQETRAKGHLTANKLIRSNFPVAESSNLPPEMKCALCNTIFKEAMMIPCCQHSFCENCIRLVLIEEKRCPKCFSTKYNVEDLLPNLSLRQAIERFLESQILDAGLEKTMQKDVPDGESRIEAKEDVSYALTRDIKSGLPEQKDKHLHDSRVVYSCHHDIMQRGSEPFTPVADFQGENQPVVLPQANNPGGERNFSAPGGYKKWGRNCYTCGSPDHLMRDCPMSYPSPMFHPGDRSFQGGMPGYAAPYWNGPTLHHFRPFANMYTSPAMMPFNTPMVPASPFAIHPYFSSMHGGLSGPGGNMMMGNMGPPHNAEYFRLQYSENRRKHSNENLRREPLSDDEDGFPEVYQSKSPEKSHNYKAKNVRESSLSHSGESYTRRAGGRIKHEKYEESDINRHENRSHSSLPGIEKRPHSDNKSNLVKDDVFRSSDRHSGGRHRHHHGEPEKHHERRGFCDSDSSLGHHSIQKGVKRRVGYDDVRGSHKKHRDSYLESSFERRSPDDPRRGCKKRDAGHYYRDSRHVEKISRDKKHGRRQTTSVSDEDHKNEHRYHRRK, from the exons ATGTCAATTCGGTTCAAATTCAGGAGTTCTGTAAACTACGAAACGCTGCAGCTCGATGGCCGGGATTCCATATCTGTTAGAGAGCTTCGAGCGAGAATTATTGGCGGAAAGAGCTTTGGCGGCGTTCAGCAACCACAGCAGGGTTTCGATCTTGTTTTCGCCGATGCGCTGTCCGGTCAAG AGTACAAGGGAGATGATTTTCAAATTCCAACTGGATCCAGTGTGATCGTGAAGAGAGTTCCGGGAGGGGCTGTACCATTGTCGGTTGT GTCACCACACATTGAAGCTGTAAAGGATTTAGGCATGAGAGACTCCTTTCCTTTGAATCCAGCT AATGAATCAATGGATGCATTCGATGACTTTGGTGCTGAATTGTGTCCCTTACCTGACTCAAACGTGCAGCATTTTGATCTTGAAATAAATAGGAATAACTTAATAGGAAACAAGAAGAAAGAAATTGATGGTTTAAG GTTAGATTCTCAAAAGCTAGACTCAGATGTTACCGGTCCGGCAGTTCCAGAAG GGAACGATAGAAATCTTATGCAGGAAACCAGAGCCAAAGGGCATCTGACAGCAAACAA GCTGATCAGATCCAATTTCCCGGTCGCGGAAAGTAGTAATCTGCCTCCAGAAATGAAATGCGCTCTCTGCAACACTATTTTCAAGGAGGCTATGATGATACCCTGTTGCCAGCATAGCTTTTGCGAGAACT GTATACGTTTGGTTCTTATTGAAGAGAAAAGGTGTCCAAAATGCTTTTCTACCAAATACAATGTCGAAGATCTGCTGCCAAATCTCTCACTTCGTCAAGCAATTGAGCGTTTCCTTGAATCACAGATTCTTGATGCAGGCTTAGAAAAAACCATGCAGAAAGATGTGCCAG ATGGAGAATCTCGAATTGAAGCTAAAGAGGATGTTTCTTATGCTTTAACTAGAGATATAAAATCAGGTCTTCCGGAGCAGAAAGACAAGCATTTACATGATTCAAGAGTTGTGTATTCTTGTCATCATGATATTATGCAAAGAGGATCTGAACCTTTCACGCCTGTGGCTGATTTTCAGGGGGAAAATCAACCTGTTGTTCTTCCTCAAGCTAATAATCCTG GCGGGGAGAGAAATTTTTCTGCTCCTGGTGGATATAAAAAG TGGGGTCGTAATTGTTACACTTGCGGTTCACCTGACCATCTCATGAGAGACTGCCCGATGTCCTATCCAAGTCCAATGTTTCATCCAG GAGACAGATCGTTTCAAGGAGGCATGCCAGGCTATGCAGCTCCCTATTGGAATGGTCCTACATTACATCATTTTAGACCCTTTGCAAATATGTACACTAGTCCAGCAATGATGCCATTCAATACACCGATGGTCCCGGCATCACCTTTTGCTATCCATCCCTATTTTTCTTCCATGCACGGTGGTCTATCTGGGCCTGG TGGCAATATGATGATGGGAAATATGGGACCTCCCCACAATGCTGAGTACTTTAGGCTTCAATATTCTGAAAATAGAAGGAAACATTCAAATGAGAACCTGCGAAG AGAACCACTTTCTGATGACGAAGATGGTTTTCCTGAGGTCTATCAGTCTAAAAGCCCTGAAAAATCACATAACTACAAAGCTAAGAACGTTCGTGAGTCAAGCTTGAGTCACTCTGGAGAGAGTTATACTCGAAGAGCCGGGGGGAGGATTAAGCATGAAAAGTATGAGGAATCTGACATTAACCGACATGAGAATAGATCTCACTCCTCTCTTCCTGGAATTGAGAAGAGACCTCATTCAGATAATAAGTCAAATTTGGTCAAAGATGATGTGTTTAGAAGCTCTGACCGGCATAGTGGTGGTAGGCACAGGCACCATCACGGTGAGCCAGAGAAACACCATGAGAGAAGGGGCTTCTGCGACAGTGATTCAAGTTTGGGCCATCATTCAATCCAAAAAGGTGTTAAAAGAAGAGTTGGGTATGATGATGTCAGAGGGTCTCACAAGAAGCATCGGGACAGCTATTTGGAGTCTAGTTTTGAAAGAAGATCGCCTGATGACCCTAGGAGGGGATGCAAAAAGAGGGATGCAGGTCATTATTATAGAGACTCCAGGCATGTCGAGAAGATCTCGAGGGATAAAAAGCATGGCAGGCGGCAGACAACTAGTGTTTCCGATGAAGACCACAAGAACGAGCATCGTTACCACAGGAGAAAATGA
- the LOC140990728 gene encoding cytokinin dehydrogenase 7-like, which translates to MIAYIERFVHENDVESMPELDRAEEGGGGVLHLFKGLELQGTVDFDTTAAGKDFGGMQSSEPLAMIHPASSDDVARVIKLASRSPHLTVSAQGNRHSINGQAMAHQGLVIGMKSMDPRIQVDPSGVHVDVSGGALWEEVLKCCVSDHGLAPRSWTDYLDLTVGGTLSNAGVSGQAFRYGPQTENVTELEVVTGNGDVLICSPNQNSELFFSVLGGLGQFGVITRARILLQPAPDMVRWIRLVYSEFSDFTTDAELLVSGGTGDSFDYVEGFAFVNSDDPVNGWPSARLHPGHPFDPTHIPPSPPVLYCLELALHYSNHHRRSAVDKRVERMVGVLRYCKGLRVEAEVSYVDFLLRVKRAEEEAKANGIWDAPHAWLNLFVSKAHIAQFDAVVFKNILKHGIGGPMLLYPLLRSKWDSRKSVVLPAEGEIFYLVGLLRFSSPYPKGLLSVDEMISQNQEIVEICKRKGFDFKLYLPHYGDSKEGWRQHFGNQWTRFQQRKASFDPRAILAPGLKIFSRNWQPAS; encoded by the exons ATGATAGCGTACATAGAGCGGTTCGTGCACGAAAACGACGTGGAATCCATGCCGGAGCTGGACAGAGCTGAGGAAGGCGGCGGCGGGGTTTTGCATCTCTTCAAAGGGCTGGAGCTTCAGGGCACAGTGGACTTTGACACCACCGCAGCCGGCAAAGATTTCGGCGGCATGCAATCTTCCGAACCTTTAGCCATGATTCACCCCGCCTCCTCCGACGACGTCGCGAGGGTGATAAAACTGGCGTCACGATCACCACACCTCACTGTCTCTGCTCAGGGTAACCGCCACTCCATCAACGGGCAGGCCATGGCCCACCAAGGTCTGGTAATCGGCATGAAGTCGATGGATCCAAGAATCCAAGTGGACCCCTCCGGGGTGCATGTCGACGTCAGCGGCGGTGCATTGTGGGAGGAGGTGCTGAAATGCTGCGTTTCTGATCACGGATTGGCCCCCCGGTCGTGGACTGATTACCTTGATTTGACGGTGGGCGGGACGCTGTCGAACGCAGGCGTGAGTGGACAGGCCTTCCGTTACGGACCACAAACCGAAAATGTGACGGAATTGGAGGTGGTAACTGGAAACGGCGACGTGTTGATTTGCTCGCCGAACCAGAATTCAGAACTCTTCTTCAGTGTCCTCGGGGGACTCGGCCAATTCGGAGTCATCACTCGGGCTAGAATCTTGCTTCAACCTGCCCCAGATATg GTGAGATGGATAAGACTGGTGTACAGCGAGTTTAGCGACTTCACCACCGATGCTGAGTTACTAGTGAGCGGGGGGACAGGCGACTCGTTCGATTACGTCGAAGGATTCGCATTTGTCAACAGCGACGACCCGGTTAACGGGTGGCCGTCGGCTCGGTTGCATCCGGGCCATCCATTCGACCCGACCCATATCCCACCTTCCCCCCCGGTTTTGTACTGCCTCGAGCTGGCCCTGCATTACAGTAATCACCACCGGCGGTCCGCCGTTGACAAG AGGGTGGAGAGAATGGTGGGGGTGCTGAGATATTGCAAGGGATTGAGGGTGGAAGCGGAGGTGAGCTACGTAGATTTTTTGTTGCGAGTGAAACGGGCGGAGGAAGAGGCCAAAGCCAATGGTATATGGGACGCCCCACACGCATGGCTCAATCTTTTCGTGTCCAAAGCGCACATCGCCCAATTCGATGCTGTTGTTTTCAAGAATATTTTGAAGCATGGCATCGGTGGCCCTATGCTTCTTTATCCTCTGCTCCGTTCCAA gtGGGATAGTCGTAAATCCGTGGTTTTACCGGCGGAGGGggagatattttatttggttgGATTGCTACGTTTCTCGTCTCCATATCCGAAAGGATTACTGTCCGTCGATGAAATGATctcacaaaatcaagaaattgtCGAGATTTGCAAACGGAAGGGATTCGATTTCAAGTTGTACCTTCCACACTACGGTGATTCCAAGGAGGGGTGGAGGCAGCATTTTGGAAATCAATGGACGAGGTTCCAGCAAAGGAAGGCCAGCTTCGATCCAAGGGCCATTCTTGCTCCCGGGCTCAAGATTTTTTCCAGAAATTGGCAACCGGCCTCGTGA